The following are encoded together in the Bradyrhizobium algeriense genome:
- the nusA gene encoding transcription termination factor NusA, which produces MAVSANKLELLQIADAVAREKSIDRGIVIAAMEDAIAKAARARYGSETDVHAEIDAKKGELRLSRHMLVVEQVENSSNQISLADAQRANPGAQVGDTIADTLPPLEYGRIAAQSAKQVIVQKVREAERDRQYQEFKDRIGDIVNGVVKRVEYGSVIVDLGRGEAIIRRDEMLPREVFRNGDRVRAYIFDVRRETRGPQIFLSRTHPQFMAKLFAQEVPEIYDGIVEIKAVARDPGSRAKIGVISRDSSVDPVGACVGMRGSRVQAVVNELQGEKIDIIPWSPDIATFVVNALAPAEVAKVVIDEDRERIEVVVPDTNNQLSLAIGRRGQNVRLASQLTGWDIDILTEQEESERRQADFENSTRVFMEALNVDEVVGQLLASEGFTSVEELALVDAKELAGIEGFDEETANELQSRAREYLEQLETELENKRKELGVDDALKTVSGVTSKMLVKFGENDIKSVEDLAGCATDDLVGWTERKEGGEPTKFPGILDANEISRDDAERMIMQARVIAGWITEAELAKQSEAAETTEDQTA; this is translated from the coding sequence ATGGCCGTCAGTGCCAACAAACTCGAACTGCTGCAGATCGCAGACGCGGTCGCCCGCGAAAAGTCGATCGACCGCGGGATCGTGATCGCTGCGATGGAAGACGCCATCGCCAAGGCGGCCCGCGCCCGTTACGGCAGCGAGACCGATGTTCACGCCGAGATCGACGCCAAGAAGGGTGAGCTGCGACTGTCGCGCCACATGCTTGTCGTCGAGCAGGTCGAGAACTCCTCGAACCAGATTTCGCTGGCGGACGCGCAGCGCGCCAACCCGGGCGCCCAGGTCGGCGACACTATCGCCGACACCCTGCCGCCGCTGGAATATGGCCGCATCGCCGCGCAATCCGCCAAGCAGGTGATTGTGCAGAAGGTCCGCGAAGCCGAGCGCGACCGGCAATACCAGGAATTCAAGGACCGCATCGGCGATATCGTCAACGGCGTCGTCAAGCGCGTCGAATACGGCAGCGTGATCGTCGATCTCGGCCGCGGTGAAGCCATCATCCGCCGCGACGAAATGCTGCCGCGCGAGGTGTTCCGCAACGGCGACCGCGTCCGCGCCTACATCTTCGATGTCCGCCGCGAAACCCGCGGACCGCAGATCTTCCTCTCCCGCACTCATCCGCAATTCATGGCCAAGCTGTTCGCGCAGGAAGTGCCTGAGATCTATGACGGCATCGTCGAGATCAAGGCGGTGGCCCGCGATCCCGGCTCGCGCGCGAAAATCGGCGTGATTTCGAGGGATTCCTCGGTGGATCCGGTCGGCGCCTGCGTCGGCATGCGCGGCTCGCGCGTGCAGGCCGTGGTGAACGAACTGCAGGGCGAGAAGATCGACATCATTCCGTGGTCGCCCGACATCGCGACCTTTGTCGTCAACGCGCTGGCGCCTGCCGAAGTCGCCAAGGTCGTGATCGACGAAGACCGCGAGCGGATCGAGGTCGTGGTCCCCGACACCAACAACCAGCTCTCGCTGGCGATCGGCCGCCGCGGCCAGAATGTCCGCCTTGCCTCGCAATTGACCGGCTGGGACATCGACATCCTCACCGAGCAGGAAGAATCCGAGCGCCGCCAGGCCGATTTCGAGAACTCGACCCGCGTCTTCATGGAAGCGCTGAACGTCGACGAGGTCGTTGGCCAATTGCTGGCGTCGGAAGGCTTTACCTCGGTCGAGGAACTCGCGCTGGTCGACGCCAAGGAACTGGCCGGCATCGAAGGCTTTGACGAAGAAACCGCCAACGAGCTGCAGAGCCGGGCGAGAGAATACCTGGAACAGCTCGAAACGGAGCTGGAAAACAAGCGTAAGGAGCTCGGCGTGGATGATGCTTTGAAGACGGTGTCCGGCGTGACCTCGAAGATGCTGGTCAAGTTCGGCGAGAACGACATCAAGTCCGTCGAGGATCTGGCGGGCTGTGCGACCGACGATCTTGTCGGCTGGACCGAGCGCAAGGAAGGCGGCGAGCCGACCAAGTTCCCCGGCATTCTCGACGCCAACGAGATCTCGCGCGACGATGCCGAGCGCATGATCATGCAGGCCCGCGTGATCGCCGGCTGGATCACCGAGGCCGAACTCGCCAAGCAATCCGAGGCGGCCGAGACCACCGAAGACCAGACGGCGTAA
- a CDS encoding RNA-binding protein, whose translation MLALADPDLDHGPRTDKSATMRMCAVSREVRPIDELIRFVVAPSGDVIPDLKRKLPGRGLWIQASRRTVAEAVRRHQFKRGFKRDVRVAPTLPADTEALLERSCTEALAMAAKAGQVISGFAKVEGLLEQGRAGALIHASDGAADGIRKLDAIAGQRTGNIGESRGLPIVTALTSAQLDLALGRSNVIHAALLAGPASKTFLSRCQILVRYRMDDDDKTGDGGQKF comes from the coding sequence ATGCTCGCTTTGGCTGACCCCGATCTCGACCATGGGCCGCGGACCGACAAGTCCGCGACCATGCGGATGTGCGCGGTCAGTCGCGAGGTCCGCCCGATCGACGAGCTGATCCGGTTTGTGGTCGCCCCGTCGGGCGACGTAATCCCCGATTTGAAGCGCAAGCTGCCCGGCCGTGGCCTGTGGATCCAGGCCTCGCGCCGGACCGTTGCGGAAGCGGTGCGGCGTCACCAGTTTAAGCGAGGGTTCAAGCGCGACGTTCGGGTTGCACCGACCCTTCCCGCCGATACCGAGGCCCTGCTGGAACGAAGCTGCACCGAGGCGCTGGCCATGGCGGCCAAGGCCGGGCAGGTCATTTCCGGCTTTGCCAAGGTCGAGGGCCTGCTCGAACAGGGCAGGGCCGGAGCCCTGATCCACGCTTCCGACGGCGCGGCCGACGGAATCCGCAAATTGGACGCTATCGCCGGGCAAAGGACCGGAAATATCGGTGAATCGCGGGGTTTACCGATCGTTACCGCTTTAACCTCGGCACAATTGGATTTGGCACTGGGCCGGTCAAATGTGATACATGCTGCGCTGCTCGCGGGCCCGGCGAGCAAAACGTTCCTGTCGCGCTGCCAGATCCTGGTTCGATACCGGATGGACGACGACGACAAGACCGGGGATGGCGGCCAGAAATTCTGA
- the infB gene encoding translation initiation factor IF-2 — protein sequence MVDTKTPGDKTLSVPTKTLTLKPRVETGTVRQSFSHGRTKQVVVEKRGKRRVGGDAPATETHAPEPVAAKPAPTAKPPLSRPAATPGAARSGSGVVLRTLTEDERSARASALADAKVREVEERRLAEEEAKRRASREGIEQAEREAAEARRKAEEERHRLEEEAKRKAEVEAKKRFGEAEAKTATAATTPAPAAARPAAARPAGARPATAAVPPARAPGVAADGSDEDEGPRQVRRGPGGAVRAVTPPKTTHKPGPQKERGRLTLVTALNADDVRERSIASFRRRTQRLKGHAANEPKEKLIREVVIPEAITIQELANRMSERAVDVIRLLMKQGAMHKITDVIDADTAQLITEEMGHSVKRVAASDVEEGLFDVVDDSTDTEPRSPVVTVMGHVDHGKTSLLDALRHANVVSGEAGGITQHIGAYQVTSPESGKKITFIDTPGHAAFTAMRARGAKVTDIVILVVAADDGVMPQTVEAINHAKAAKVPMIVAINKIDKPDAKPERVRTELLQHEVQVESFGGEVVDVEVSAKNKTNLDKLLEMIALQAELLDLKTNSERPAEGTVIEAKLDRGRGPVATVLVQRGTLKVGDIIVAGAEMGRVRALISDQGENLDEAGPSVPVEVLGFNGPPEAGDRLAVVENEARARQVTSYRAHQKRENAAASISGMRGSLEQMMSQLKTAGRKEFPLIVKADVQGSLEAILGSLEKLGTDEVAARILHAGVGGISESDVTLAEGFNAAIIGFSVRANKEAAAAAKRNGIEIRYYNIIYDLVDDIKKAMSGLLAPTLRETMLGNAQILEVFNISKVGKVAGCRVTDGTVERGANVRLIRDNVVVHEGKLSTLKRFKDEVKEVQSGQECGMAFENYGDMRVGDVIECYRVETIQRSL from the coding sequence ATGGTTGATACCAAAACGCCTGGCGACAAGACTCTGAGTGTTCCGACCAAGACCTTGACGCTGAAGCCGCGGGTCGAGACGGGCACCGTGCGCCAGAGCTTCAGCCATGGCCGGACCAAGCAGGTCGTGGTCGAGAAGCGTGGCAAGCGCCGCGTCGGCGGCGACGCGCCCGCCACCGAAACGCATGCGCCCGAGCCGGTCGCCGCCAAGCCGGCGCCCACTGCAAAGCCCCCCCTCTCCCGCCCCGCGGCAACGCCCGGCGCAGCGCGAAGCGGCTCCGGCGTGGTGCTTCGGACGCTAACGGAAGACGAGCGTTCGGCGCGCGCGAGCGCGCTGGCCGACGCCAAGGTGCGCGAAGTCGAGGAACGGCGGCTGGCCGAGGAAGAAGCCAAGCGCCGCGCCAGCCGTGAAGGCATCGAACAGGCCGAACGCGAAGCCGCCGAAGCCCGCCGCAAGGCCGAGGAAGAACGGCACCGGCTGGAAGAGGAAGCCAAGCGCAAGGCCGAAGTCGAAGCCAAGAAGCGATTTGGCGAGGCCGAGGCCAAGACCGCAACCGCGGCGACGACACCGGCACCCGCTGCAGCCCGACCGGCCGCAGCCCGCCCGGCTGGCGCCCGTCCGGCTACCGCGGCGGTACCACCCGCGCGCGCTCCCGGCGTTGCCGCCGATGGTTCCGACGAGGATGAAGGTCCGCGCCAGGTCCGTCGCGGCCCCGGCGGCGCCGTCCGTGCCGTGACGCCCCCGAAGACGACCCACAAGCCGGGTCCGCAGAAGGAACGCGGCCGCCTGACGCTGGTCACCGCGCTCAATGCCGACGACGTGCGCGAGCGTTCGATCGCCTCGTTCCGCCGCCGCACCCAGCGCCTGAAGGGCCACGCCGCGAACGAGCCGAAGGAAAAGCTTATTCGTGAAGTGGTGATCCCGGAAGCGATCACGATCCAGGAACTCGCCAACCGCATGTCGGAACGCGCGGTCGACGTCATCCGCCTGCTGATGAAGCAGGGCGCGATGCACAAGATCACCGACGTGATCGACGCCGACACCGCGCAGTTGATCACCGAGGAAATGGGCCATTCCGTCAAGCGCGTCGCCGCGTCCGACGTCGAAGAGGGCCTGTTCGACGTCGTCGACGATTCCACCGATACCGAGCCGCGCTCGCCGGTCGTCACCGTGATGGGCCATGTCGACCACGGCAAGACCTCGCTGCTCGACGCGCTTCGCCACGCCAACGTGGTGTCGGGCGAAGCCGGCGGCATCACCCAGCATATCGGCGCCTATCAGGTGACCTCGCCGGAAAGCGGCAAGAAGATCACCTTCATCGATACGCCCGGCCACGCCGCGTTCACCGCGATGCGCGCGCGCGGCGCCAAGGTCACCGATATCGTGATCCTGGTGGTGGCGGCCGATGACGGCGTCATGCCGCAGACGGTGGAAGCGATCAACCACGCCAAGGCGGCGAAGGTTCCGATGATCGTCGCGATCAACAAGATCGACAAGCCCGACGCCAAGCCGGAACGCGTGCGCACCGAACTGCTGCAGCACGAGGTTCAGGTCGAATCGTTCGGCGGCGAAGTCGTCGACGTCGAGGTTTCCGCCAAGAACAAGACCAATCTCGACAAGCTGCTCGAGATGATCGCGCTGCAGGCCGAACTGCTCGACCTCAAGACCAACTCGGAACGCCCCGCCGAAGGCACCGTGATCGAAGCCAAGCTCGATCGCGGCCGCGGTCCGGTCGCCACCGTGCTGGTGCAGCGCGGCACGCTCAAGGTCGGCGACATCATCGTGGCCGGCGCCGAGATGGGCCGCGTCCGCGCGCTGATTTCGGACCAGGGCGAGAACCTCGACGAGGCCGGACCTTCGGTGCCGGTCGAAGTGCTGGGCTTCAACGGCCCTCCGGAAGCCGGCGACCGCCTCGCCGTGGTCGAGAACGAAGCCCGCGCCCGCCAGGTCACGAGCTATCGCGCCCACCAGAAGCGCGAGAACGCCGCCGCCTCGATTTCCGGCATGCGCGGCTCGCTCGAGCAGATGATGTCGCAGCTCAAGACCGCGGGCCGCAAGGAATTCCCGCTGATCGTGAAAGCTGACGTGCAGGGCTCGCTCGAAGCCATTCTGGGTTCGCTGGAGAAACTCGGCACCGACGAAGTCGCAGCCCGCATCCTGCATGCGGGCGTCGGAGGCATCTCCGAATCCGACGTCACGCTGGCGGAAGGTTTCAACGCCGCGATCATCGGCTTCTCGGTGCGAGCCAACAAGGAAGCCGCGGCGGCCGCCAAGCGCAACGGCATCGAAATCCGCTACTACAACATCATCTACGATCTCGTCGATGACATCAAAAAGGCGATGTCCGGCCTGCTCGCGCCGACGTTGCGCGAAACCATGCTGGGCAATGCGCAGATCCTGGAAGTGTTCAACATTTCCAAGGTCGGCAAGGTCGCCGGCTGCCGCGTCACCGACGGCACCGTGGAACGCGGCGCCAATGTGCGCCTGATCCGCGACAACGTCGTCGTGCACGAAGGCAAGCTTTCGACGCTGAAGCGCTTCAAGGATGAAGTGAAGGAAGTGCAATCCGGCCAGGAATGCGGCATGGCGTTCGAAAATTACGGCGACATGCGTGTCGGCGACGTGATCGAGTGTTATCGCGTGGAGACCATCCAGCGCTCTCTGTAA
- the rbfA gene encoding 30S ribosome-binding factor RbfA, translated as MPRHHTKGSAPGGSQRQLRVGETVRHAVADILSQGNVHDPDLEGQIITVPEVRMSPDLKLATIYVMPLGGRDTDVVLAALARNKKFLRGEIAHRVNLKFAPDLRFRVDERFDEAERIEKLLRTPAVQRDLAPDSDDK; from the coding sequence ATGCCTCGCCATCATACCAAGGGTTCCGCCCCCGGCGGCTCGCAACGGCAATTGCGCGTCGGCGAGACCGTGCGCCATGCCGTCGCCGATATTCTGTCGCAGGGTAACGTGCACGATCCCGACCTGGAAGGCCAAATCATCACCGTTCCCGAGGTGAGGATGTCGCCTGACCTGAAGCTTGCAACGATTTACGTGATGCCGCTCGGCGGCCGCGATACCGATGTCGTGCTCGCGGCGCTCGCGCGTAACAAAAAGTTCCTGCGCGGCGAGATCGCTCACCGCGTTAACCTGAAATTTGCCCCTGACCTTCGCTTTCGCGTCGACGAACGATTCGACGAAGCGGAACGGATCGAGAAATTACTGAGAACACCTGCGGTGCAAAGAGACCTCGCACCCGATTCGGACGACAAGTGA